ATAAAACTTGAATGTGTTGGTGAGGAATTTTCGGCTTCAAAACGTGTAAATGAAGAAAAAAACTTATCTATAACATTTGATAAAAAATTTGTTAATTTCTCAATTGATTCCACAGAATTTGTACATCAAAATATTCAATTTCCAAAAGAGTTAGGTTATGAAAGTTTTCTCTTCGTTAATAAAAATGATAAAATCATAATACTTGATTTTTTCTTAGAAAATGGTGCTAATATATACGCTTACAGATATCATGAAAATGAATTAAAATTTTTGGGTCAAAAAGAAATTATACTTGATGAAGATGAAGAGAATGAAAAGACTTTTTCTGTTGAGCAAATAGAAGACGGGGTTATTGTCTCGCTTGGAAAAAATATTAAAAATTTGCATTTTAACGACACTGTCCCGCAAAGTGTGTAAGTTGAAAAGTTTAAGACTTGAGTTTTTTATAACTTGAGCCTTTCTTCAAATATAAGCATAAATTGATTTAATACGATTCCCCAATCTCGAATCGGCATTGTCCATTTTTTTGTTGCTTCTCTTAAGGCAAGGAAAACTGACTTTAAAACCGCATCATCAGTAGGAAAAGACATTTTATTTTTAGTATATTTTCTTATTTTTCCGTTGAGATTTTCTATTAAATTGGTGGTGTAAATGATTTTACGGATTTCCACCGGAAATTCGAAAAATACCGTTAATTCATCCCAATTATCTCTCCAGGATTTGATGGCATACGAATATTTAGATTCCCATTTTTCTGCAAAATCATTTAAGGCGGCTTCTGCGGCTTGCTTGGTGGGAGCGTTGTAAATGTGTTTCATGTCGGAAGTAAAGGCTTTTCTGTCCTTCCAAACTACGTATTTACAAGCATTTCTAATCTGATGCACCACGCAGATCTGAGTTTGAGATTGTGGGAAAACACTGCGAATAGTTTGGGTAAATCCATTGAGATTATCCGTTGCAGTGATCAGTATATCTTCTACGCCACGTGCTTTTATGTCAGTTAAAACGCTCATCCAAAAACTGGAACTTTCGTTTTTTCCAAGCCACATTCCCAGAACTTCTTTTCTTCCATCCCGTCTTAAACCAACGGCAAGATAAATGGTTTTGTTGATAACTTTTGAGTTCTCACGGACTTTAAAAACAATTCCATCCATCCAAACAATGAGGTATAAATCCTCTAGTGGCCGATTTTGCCAAGCGACAATCTCACTGGAAACCGCATTGGTAATCCTGGATATTGTGGATGTTGAAACATCAAAATCATACATTTCCTTGATCTGATCTTCAATATCACTTACACTCATTCCTTTGGCATAAAATGAGATGATAACATTTTCCAAACCTTCAATAATATTATGCCTTTTGGGAACTAAGGCTGGCTCAAAAGTACTTTCCCTATCCCGCGGAACTTTAATTTCATCTTCGCCAAAAGAGGTTTTTATCTTCTTGGTTTGATGGCCATTGCGATAATTTCCGTCTTTTGTTTTTTGATGTTTCTCGGTATCCAGATGGTCATCTAATTCGGCTTCGAGCATATGTTCTACGGCTCGTTTGTGCATTGTTTTGAAGAAAGAGGTTAAATCTTCTCCACTCTTGAAGGATTTGTAGAAATCCTTGTTGTTTAATAATTCTTCTTTGTCGATCATAACTGTATAAAGTTTAAAAATAGTAAAAAGTTATTTCCGAAAAAGTTTTGAGCTTTTGAAGGCTCAAAATTTTTCAGAATAATTTTTCAACTTACACAGTTAGTGAAACACTACCATTTTAATTTTGCGAACGCAATTGATCTAAAATTCTCCTCAGATTTATCTCTTTCAGATAAAATGAAAGCAAACCTAAAAACTCCTCAATAAATACCAGTAAACTAATTTTCACGAGAGATATAAAAGGTAAATTAAATATTGACACAGGTGTTTTGGCTTATATTTCAAAATATACAACTTCAAAAAATAATACATATGTTCTTTCGGTCGAAAAGTATGCAATTCATCAAATTGATCAATATTATGGATACAATAAACGTCAATGGAGTGAGGAAGAATTAGTAAAAATTGTTGCTTATGCTTCAAATACAACCGATTCACTATATAAAAAATATTGGAAAGATTCGCCAGAAAAATGGCATAATGGTATGTGGGGGAATATATTAAGCTATTGCTAGTTAGTTTATCCGAAGACATTTTGATTAATTTTTCAAAAGCATTCAAAAAAAGAAAATTATTATAATTTGCCACATCTAAAAGAAATGATTTCCTATGTTTCCGATTTCGACAAATTTGGTCCACCCTGATAACTACGAGACTACTTGAAGCACTAATGATATAAAAATGTTAGTTCGATAATAGCCGATTTCTGAAAAATAAGACATTGCATTGGTAGATAATTACAATAGTTATGAACTATAATAGCAAAGTATTTTTAATAGCATTATACATTCTGCTCGGATGTAAAGAAAACGATTTCAATAAGCAAATTGAAATAAGTAAGTCGTCAATCAAAGTAAATTGCGGTTTAGAAAATGCTGAAAACAAAATTTTCCAATTAGAGGAAGTCGTAAGTAAGAATAAATTGATTGACTCTATATCAAATCATAAAAAAGGTATTTCATTAATGTCA
This DNA window, taken from Kaistella carnis, encodes the following:
- a CDS encoding IS256 family transposase, whose amino-acid sequence is MIDKEELLNNKDFYKSFKSGEDLTSFFKTMHKRAVEHMLEAELDDHLDTEKHQKTKDGNYRNGHQTKKIKTSFGEDEIKVPRDRESTFEPALVPKRHNIIEGLENVIISFYAKGMSVSDIEDQIKEMYDFDVSTSTISRITNAVSSEIVAWQNRPLEDLYLIVWMDGIVFKVRENSKVINKTIYLAVGLRRDGRKEVLGMWLGKNESSSFWMSVLTDIKARGVEDILITATDNLNGFTQTIRSVFPQSQTQICVVHQIRNACKYVVWKDRKAFTSDMKHIYNAPTKQAAEAALNDFAEKWESKYSYAIKSWRDNWDELTVFFEFPVEIRKIIYTTNLIENLNGKIRKYTKNKMSFPTDDAVLKSVFLALREATKKWTMPIRDWGIVLNQFMLIFEERLKL